The Antarcticibacterium flavum genome contains the following window.
ACCACATCCAGTTTTTTTCCCTTATGACAACCGGAAGCTATAGTACCGCCATATACCAGGATTGACGGCCGGTTGATACGCAACATTGCCATAAGAGCTCCGGGCATATTCTTATCACAGCCCACTACCGTAACCAATCCGTCGTAGGACATTGCGTGGATCACAGTTTCAATAGAATCTGCAATTATATCCCTCGACGGGAGGGAGTATCTCATCCCGGGTGTGCCCATGGAGATCCCGTCACTTACCCCAATCGTATTAAAAATGAGGCCTACAAGTTCATTGCTGTTGCAGCCTTCCTTCACCAGCTTTGCCAGGTCGTTAAGGTGCATATTACAGGGATTGCCTTCATAACCCGTACTTGCAATTCCAATAAAAGGCTTCTTAAAGTCTTCCTTTGTGAGTCCAATGGCGTGTAACATTGCCTGGGAAGCGGGTTGGGAATCGCTTTGGGTTATGAGCTTACTATATTTGTTATACATCCTTGGGTACCTTCTCTTTAATTTTTTTCTAAATTAACCTGCTGAGATTTGTACCTCTCGCGGCAGAAGCAGCATAGATTATCCTCAAACTTCCCGACTAAACCTTAATCTATTGTAAATCAAACAGTTAAACCTAAAGGTATTACGATCGCTGAAATTGCACAGAAGCAGAGAATAAAAAAGAGTCTGGACCGCTGCGCTGCTGGAATCTAGAATCTGAACAAAAATGAATCGGTTTTAACGCACAGTATATCCCCCAAACAGAGAAGTTTCAGAAAACCTATAAAATTTATACGTCAGCTTCAAATCCTGCACATAAAAAAAACCGTTACGGGAACGGCTTTTTTTAATGATCTGAAAATAAAATTATTAGGATTTCCCTGCGGAATCCTTTTTCTCTCTTATCTTCTCCAGGGCGAGGTTATCTTTACTCCCGGTATGCGTATGTTCTATTGATGTTCCCGGTTCATACCTGCCTGCCTGCACCTGCTCCCCTATTTCCTTATAAGCTTCCCTGAAAGAGCTTCCCTGCATCACAAGGTCATTGATGCTGTCTACCGTGAACAGGTATTTATATTTCTCATCCTTTAGATCTACCTCTTTTACCTCGATCAATTTAATGGAATGGATGAAGATATCCAGGATCTCCTTGATATTTTCAACCGCGTAAATGCTGTTTTCCTTAATAAGCTGAAAGTCCCTGTGATAACCGCTGGGCAGGTTATTGGTGATAAGCACCATTTCATTGGCTATTGCCTGCAGCTTGTTACATTTCCCCCGAATAAGTTCAAAAACATCAGGGTTTTTCTTGTGGGGCATAATACTGGAACCTGTAGTAAGCTCATCGGGAAAACTTATAAAGTCAAAGTTCTGACTCATATACAGGCAAATATCCATCGCGAACCTGGAAAGGGTATTGGCAAGGGATCCTATGTTGGAAGTCACCGTTCGCTCACATTTTCCCCGGCTCATTTGCGCCGCGACAACATTATATTTTAAGGTAGAAAACCCAAGTTCAGCAGTGGTAAATTCCCGGTCGATAGGAAAGGAAGAACCATATCCCGCGGCAGATCCCAACGGATTTTGATCCACGATCTGTAGCCCGGCATTGAGCAGGTATAGATCGTCAATAAGTAATTCAGCATAGGCCGAAAACCATAACCCGAAAGATGAGGGCATTGCCACCTGTAAATGAGTATAGCCCGGCAGTACTTTTTCCCGGTGTTCCCCGGCGAGTTCCAGCAGGACATCGATGAGAGTATCGGTTTTTCCGTAAATGTCCTGCAGGTTCTCCTTAAAGTAAAGCTGCATTGCCACCAAAACCTGATCGTTCCTTGAGCGCGCTGTATGTATCTTCTTCCCCGTATCTCCCAGTGCTTTCGTAAGTTCATATTCTATCTTGGAGTGTACATCTTCAAAATCTTCCTCAATAACAAATGTTCCTTTCTCTAATTGCGTCTCCAGTTTTTCTAGTTCCCTGAGCATATCATCTACTTCTACCGCAGAGAGGATGCCGACTTTCCCAAGCATTTTAGCGTGGGCTTTAGAAGCCAGCAGGTCATATTTTGCCAGGAACATATCCAGTTCCCGATCATTTCCAACGGTGAATTTTTCTATTTTTTTATCGATCGATATTCCTTTATCCCAGAGTTTCATATGTGCAGCATTTATTTTTGTTTCTGAAGGGCTTTTTCAAGCAATTTTATATACCCGGCAATTCCCTCTTCTATTTCCTTAATATAGATAAATTCGTTGGCAGAATGTGACCTGGTAGAATCTCCCGGTCCCAGTTTTAAAGATGGACAGCTTAACATCGCCTGATCTGAAAGCGTTGGAGACCCATAGGTTTCCATTCCCAGGGCAACCCCTGCCTCCACCAGCGGATGGTCCTGTGCTATTGATGAGGAATTGAGGCGAAGGGAGCGGGCTTTGATCTCATCTACAGGAGCCTTTTCCTGCAGGATCTTCTCGATTTCGGCATTGGAGTATCGGTCATTTACGCGAACGTCGATAACCAAATCTACGTTGGCAGGAACTACATTATGCTGTGAACCGGCCTGAATTTGTGTTACAGTAAGTTTTACAGGCCCCAGGACCTCTGATGTTTTATCAAAACTGAAATTTTCAAACCATTCTAATACTTTGGCAGTCTTATAGATCGCATTATCATCATTGGGATGAGCGGCGTGAGACGGCGTTCCCCTGACAACTGCATCAAATACAATCAGGCCTTTTTCAGCAATGGCAAGTTTCATTAATGTAGGCTCACCTACTATCGCGACATCGATCTTCGGGATCTTTGGGAGCAGACAGGCAATTCCGTTGGCCCCGTTGATCTCCTCTTCTGCCGTTCCTGCGAACAGAAGATTGTATTCAAGACCTTCGGCTTCATAAAAATAAGTAAAGGTGGCCAACAGGGACACCAGGCAACCGCCGGCATCATTACTTCCAAGGCCAAATAATTTCCCCTCCTCAACCATGGCTTCAAAGGGATCATTTGTATAAGCGGAATTCGGTTTCACGGTATCATGGTGAGAATTGAGCAGGAGCGTAGGTTTGGATTCATCAAAATACTTATTCACCACCCAAATATTGTTCAGGTGCCTTTCAAAAGGGATTTGATGATTTCTTAACCAGTTTTCCAGTAAAACAGCGGTGTGTTCCTCCTCCCTCGAAAATGAAGGGGTCTCAATGAGCTTTTTAAGCAGTTCAATAGCTTCCTTTTGAAGTTGGTGCAATTCCATTAGTTTGTAATTTTTGTATGCTTAACCCCGGGCTGCAGTAATTGAAAATCTCCCAGGAAGATTTTAGAAACTCCCTGTTCCAGGGCCTGGAAACAATTGTGGAGCTTTGGCAATATTCCTTCAGTTATCACTTTTTTTTCCAGTAATTCCTCGTATTTCTTCCTGTCCATTTCTTCTATAACCGACCCGTCATCCTGAGCATTGGCGAGCACTCCTTTTTTCTCAAAACAGTAATAAAGGGAAGTGTCATAGTGAAGGCTCATAGCTTTGGCAATTTCAGCAGCTACAGAGTCTCCGTTGGTATTAAGCAGTTCCCCTTCCCTGGTACTGGAAATCGCCGAAAATACAGGAACAATATTCTGCTCCAGCAGCGAAGCGATGAAGCCGGTATTGATCTCTTCAATGTCTCCCACAAAACCAAAGTCAATATCCTTAACCACCCTTCTTTTGGAAATAATACTCTGCCCGTCTGCCCCGCAAAGTCCAATCGCGTTATTACCCTTTGCCTGTAATTTTGCTACGATATTCTTATTGATGAGTCCGCCATAGGTCATAATTATAATTCTCAACGTGTTTTCATCTGTGATCCTGCGGCCGTCTATCATTTGAATGGGATATCCCAGTTTTTGAGCCATATCTGTCGCGAAATTCCCGCCTCCATGCACCAGGATCCGCGGCCCTTTCAA
Protein-coding sequences here:
- the argH gene encoding argininosuccinate lyase; the encoded protein is MKLWDKGISIDKKIEKFTVGNDRELDMFLAKYDLLASKAHAKMLGKVGILSAVEVDDMLRELEKLETQLEKGTFVIEEDFEDVHSKIEYELTKALGDTGKKIHTARSRNDQVLVAMQLYFKENLQDIYGKTDTLIDVLLELAGEHREKVLPGYTHLQVAMPSSFGLWFSAYAELLIDDLYLLNAGLQIVDQNPLGSAAGYGSSFPIDREFTTAELGFSTLKYNVVAAQMSRGKCERTVTSNIGSLANTLSRFAMDICLYMSQNFDFISFPDELTTGSSIMPHKKNPDVFELIRGKCNKLQAIANEMVLITNNLPSGYHRDFQLIKENSIYAVENIKEILDIFIHSIKLIEVKEVDLKDEKYKYLFTVDSINDLVMQGSSFREAYKEIGEQVQAGRYEPGTSIEHTHTGSKDNLALEKIREKKDSAGKS
- a CDS encoding M20 family metallo-hydrolase, translating into MELHQLQKEAIELLKKLIETPSFSREEEHTAVLLENWLRNHQIPFERHLNNIWVVNKYFDESKPTLLLNSHHDTVKPNSAYTNDPFEAMVEEGKLFGLGSNDAGGCLVSLLATFTYFYEAEGLEYNLLFAGTAEEEINGANGIACLLPKIPKIDVAIVGEPTLMKLAIAEKGLIVFDAVVRGTPSHAAHPNDDNAIYKTAKVLEWFENFSFDKTSEVLGPVKLTVTQIQAGSQHNVVPANVDLVIDVRVNDRYSNAEIEKILQEKAPVDEIKARSLRLNSSSIAQDHPLVEAGVALGMETYGSPTLSDQAMLSCPSLKLGPGDSTRSHSANEFIYIKEIEEGIAGYIKLLEKALQKQK
- the argB gene encoding acetylglutamate kinase; the protein is MLKIVKIGGKLIEDEDKFQSFLTDFAALKGPRILVHGGGNFATDMAQKLGYPIQMIDGRRITDENTLRIIIMTYGGLINKNIVAKLQAKGNNAIGLCGADGQSIISKRRVVKDIDFGFVGDIEEINTGFIASLLEQNIVPVFSAISSTREGELLNTNGDSVAAEIAKAMSLHYDTSLYYCFEKKGVLANAQDDGSVIEEMDRKKYEELLEKKVITEGILPKLHNCFQALEQGVSKIFLGDFQLLQPGVKHTKITN